A genomic segment from Acidimicrobiales bacterium encodes:
- a CDS encoding type Z 30S ribosomal protein S14, with protein MAKKALVEKQQRTPKYKVRGYTRCRRCGRPRAVYRKFGLCRLCLRELAHAGEIPGLTKASW; from the coding sequence ATGGCCAAGAAAGCACTCGTCGAGAAGCAGCAGCGCACCCCCAAGTACAAGGTGCGCGGGTACACCCGCTGCCGCCGCTGTGGCCGGCCCCGCGCCGTCTACCGCAAGTTCGGGCTCTGCCGTCTCTGCCTGCGCGAGCTGGCACACGCCGGGGAGATCCCCGGTCTGACCAAGGCCAGCTGGTGA
- a CDS encoding 50S ribosomal protein L24, translated as MRIRKGDRVRVLTGKDRGKEGEVSRALPAKNKVIVDGVNVAKKHQKPTRATMQGGIIDKDMPIPVANVAILCSSCGPTRIGYRFDPDGTKVRTCKKCGGDL; from the coding sequence ATGAGGATCCGCAAGGGCGACCGCGTCCGTGTCCTCACGGGCAAGGACCGCGGCAAGGAGGGCGAGGTCTCCCGCGCCCTGCCCGCGAAGAACAAGGTCATCGTCGACGGTGTCAACGTGGCCAAGAAGCACCAGAAGCCCACCCGCGCCACCATGCAGGGCGGGATCATCGACAAGGACATGCCCATCCCGGTGGCCAACGTCGCCATCTTGTGTTCGTCCTGTGGCCCCACCCGCATCGGCTACCGGTTCGACCCGGACGGCACCAAGGTGCGGACCTGCAAGAAGTGTGGAGGTGACCTCTGA
- the rplV gene encoding 50S ribosomal protein L22: MAFGVKTNERPGTRAQVRHARFSAYKAREVLDLIRGEPVGRALEILQFSERDPAIVIGKCLASAVANAEHNDSLPADELFVSACYADEGPTLKRWRPRARGRATRIRKRTCHITVIVSRFSDDQMAAIRRRDEAKAASSGGRSRTRDAAASRRRRVARSRGEDVATEAKAAEAEATEEVVEDEVPADAVDETTTAEATDSAEGETADDDAADEEAVEEAVAEAGTDDEVVEEAEADADAADDATEEQD, translated from the coding sequence ATGGCCTTCGGCGTCAAGACCAACGAGCGTCCGGGCACCCGTGCCCAGGTGCGCCACGCCCGCTTCTCGGCCTACAAGGCCCGTGAGGTCCTCGACCTCATCCGGGGCGAGCCCGTCGGGCGCGCCCTCGAGATCCTCCAGTTCTCCGAGCGCGACCCCGCCATCGTGATCGGCAAGTGCCTGGCCTCGGCCGTGGCCAACGCCGAGCACAACGACTCGCTGCCCGCCGACGAGCTCTTCGTGTCGGCCTGCTACGCCGATGAGGGCCCGACCCTGAAGCGCTGGCGCCCCCGTGCCCGTGGCCGTGCCACCCGCATCCGCAAGCGCACGTGTCACATCACGGTGATCGTCAGCCGCTTCTCCGACGACCAGATGGCCGCCATCCGTCGCCGGGACGAGGCCAAGGCCGCCTCCTCCGGTGGTCGCAGCCGTACCCGTGACGCCGCCGCCTCGCGCCGGCGCCGGGTCGCCCGCAGCCGGGGCGAGGACGTCGCCACCGAGGCCAAGGCCGCCGAGGCCGAGGCCACCGAAGAGGTCGTCGAGGACGAGGTTCCGGCCGACGCGGTCGACGAGACCACGACGGCCGAGGCGACCGACAGCGCCGAGGGCGAGACCGCGGACGACGACGCCGCCGATGAGGAGGCCGTCGAAGAAGCGGTCGCCGAGGCCGGCACCGACGACGAGGTCGTCGAAGAGGCGGAGGCCGATGCCGACGCCGCCGACGATGCAACCGAGGAGCAGGACTGA
- the rpsC gene encoding 30S ribosomal protein S3, producing the protein MGQKVNPYGFRLGVTTDWKSRWFANRNEYADYVIEDWKIRDYLMTQLPHAAISRIEVERSRDRLRIDVHTARPGIVIGRRGAEADRLRAGLTAISGNAQVQLNIQEIKQPELDAALIAQGVADQLAGRVAFRRAMKRAVQSAQKAGALGIRVQCSGRLGGSEMARTEWYREGRVPLHTLRADIDYGFREARTTYGRIGVKVWIYKGDILPYKTVVEDKISREAALAVGDSAAPGEARKVVSSSAARRRSEDTEAPAPEEVAPLVKEADPELERLLAEEEEIERSTREHHETPHFRPGDE; encoded by the coding sequence ATGGGCCAGAAAGTCAACCCGTACGGCTTCCGCCTCGGGGTCACCACCGACTGGAAGTCGCGGTGGTTCGCCAACCGCAACGAGTACGCGGACTACGTGATCGAGGATTGGAAGATCCGCGACTACCTGATGACGCAGCTCCCGCACGCGGCCATCAGCCGCATCGAGGTCGAGCGGTCTCGTGACCGCCTGCGCATCGACGTGCACACCGCCCGCCCCGGCATCGTCATCGGCCGTCGCGGCGCCGAGGCCGACCGCCTTCGCGCCGGCCTCACCGCCATCTCGGGCAACGCCCAGGTGCAGCTCAACATCCAGGAGATCAAGCAGCCCGAGCTCGACGCCGCGCTGATCGCCCAGGGCGTCGCCGACCAGCTCGCCGGCCGGGTGGCGTTCCGCCGGGCCATGAAGCGAGCAGTGCAGAGCGCCCAGAAGGCCGGCGCCCTCGGCATCCGGGTCCAGTGCTCGGGCCGCCTCGGCGGCTCCGAGATGGCCCGCACCGAGTGGTACCGCGAGGGTCGGGTGCCGCTGCACACGCTGCGGGCCGACATCGACTACGGCTTCCGCGAGGCCCGCACCACTTACGGCCGGATCGGCGTGAAGGTGTGGATCTACAAGGGCGACATCCTGCCCTACAAGACCGTGGTCGAGGACAAGATCTCCCGTGAGGCCGCCCTGGCGGTCGGCGACTCCGCCGCTCCCGGCGAGGCCCGCAAGGTCGTGTCCTCCTCGGCGGCCCGCCGTCGCTCCGAGGACACCGAAGCCCCCGCGCCCGAGGAGGTGGCCCCGCTCGTCAAGGAGGCCGACCCCGAGCTCGAGCGCCTGCTCGCCGAGGAGGAGGAGATCGAGCGCTCCACCCGCGAGCACCACGAGACCCCGCACTTCCGGCCGGGAGACGAGTGA
- the rplB gene encoding 50S ribosomal protein L2, producing MAIRKRKPTSAGRRFQTSSDFSEITKTTPERSLLAPKPKTGGRNNVGRKTARHKGGGHKQRYRVIDFKRTKDGVPAKVAAVEYDPNRNCRILLLHYVDGEKRYIIAPDKVSVGDVLQSGHGSEIRPGNALPMRYIPVGTTVHNVELKPGGGAKMARSAGASVQLVAKEGDFATLRLPSTEMRRVPIDCRATVGEVGNSEAELVKIGKAGRNRWKGVRPQTRGVAMNPVDHPLGGGEGKTSGGRHPVSPWGKPEGRTRDQNKESQKLIVRRRRTRGSRR from the coding sequence ATGGCCATCCGCAAACGCAAGCCCACGAGCGCCGGCCGGCGCTTCCAGACGTCCTCGGACTTCTCGGAGATCACCAAGACGACGCCCGAGCGCTCGCTGCTCGCGCCCAAGCCGAAGACCGGCGGCCGCAACAACGTCGGGCGCAAGACCGCCCGCCACAAGGGCGGTGGCCACAAGCAGCGCTACCGCGTCATCGACTTCAAGCGCACGAAGGACGGCGTCCCCGCGAAGGTGGCGGCGGTCGAGTACGACCCCAACCGCAACTGCCGCATCCTGCTGCTCCACTACGTGGACGGCGAGAAGCGCTACATCATCGCCCCCGACAAGGTCTCCGTCGGCGACGTGCTGCAGAGCGGCCACGGCTCGGAGATCCGGCCCGGCAACGCCCTGCCCATGCGCTACATCCCCGTCGGCACCACGGTGCACAACGTCGAGCTGAAGCCCGGCGGCGGCGCCAAGATGGCCCGCAGCGCCGGCGCCAGCGTCCAGCTGGTGGCCAAGGAGGGCGACTTCGCCACCCTGCGCCTGCCGAGCACCGAGATGCGCCGCGTGCCGATCGACTGCCGCGCCACGGTCGGTGAGGTCGGCAACAGCGAGGCCGAGCTGGTCAAGATCGGCAAGGCCGGCCGCAACCGCTGGAAGGGCGTCCGCCCCCAGACCCGTGGTGTGGCCATGAACCCCGTCGACCACCCGCTCGGTGGTGGCGAGGGCAAGACCTCGGGTGGTCGCCACCCGGTGTCGCCGTGGGGCAAGCCCGAGGGCCGCACGCGTGACCAGAACAAGGAATCCCAGAAGCTGATCGTCCGCCGCCGACGTACCCGCGGCTCCCGGAGGTAG
- the rplN gene encoding 50S ribosomal protein L14 yields MIQQESRLRVADNSGAKEVLCIKVLGGSKRRYASIGDVFVATVKDAIPGAAVKKGDVVKCVVVRTKKEKRRPDGSYIRFDENAAVLLNEQAQPRGTRIFGPVGRELRDKKFMRIVSLAPEVL; encoded by the coding sequence GTGATCCAGCAGGAGTCCCGCCTCCGCGTGGCGGACAACTCGGGCGCCAAGGAGGTGCTGTGCATCAAGGTGCTCGGCGGCTCGAAGCGTCGGTACGCCTCCATCGGTGACGTCTTCGTCGCCACCGTCAAAGACGCCATCCCCGGTGCCGCCGTGAAGAAGGGCGACGTCGTCAAGTGCGTCGTCGTGCGCACCAAGAAGGAGAAGCGCCGTCCGGACGGGTCCTACATCCGCTTCGACGAGAACGCCGCCGTGCTCTTGAACGAGCAGGCCCAGCCCCGCGGCACCCGCATCTTCGGCCCCGTGGGCCGTGAGCTGCGCGACAAGAAGTTCATGCGCATCGTGTCCCTGGCCCCGGAGGTCTTGTGA
- the rplF gene encoding 50S ribosomal protein L6, which produces MSRIGQAPITVPGGVDVTVADGQITVKGPKGTLSRPIPGTITVRQEGEELLVERPDDERESRALHGLTRTLVNNMVIGVTEGFRKELEIQGVGYRATAQGPAALELALGFSHTVKVTAPEGITFDVPSPTRIDVVGINKEVVGQVAANIRALRKPEPYKGKGVRYVGEYVQRKAGKAASVG; this is translated from the coding sequence ATGAGCCGCATCGGCCAAGCCCCCATCACCGTCCCCGGTGGCGTCGACGTCACCGTCGCCGACGGTCAGATCACCGTGAAGGGCCCCAAGGGCACCCTGAGCCGCCCCATCCCGGGCACCATCACCGTCCGCCAGGAGGGTGAGGAGCTGCTCGTGGAGCGCCCCGACGACGAGCGCGAGAGCCGTGCCCTGCACGGCCTCACCCGCACCCTGGTCAACAACATGGTGATCGGGGTGACCGAGGGCTTCCGCAAGGAGCTCGAGATCCAGGGCGTCGGCTACCGGGCCACCGCCCAGGGGCCCGCCGCGCTCGAGTTGGCCCTCGGCTTCAGCCACACCGTCAAGGTGACCGCCCCCGAGGGCATCACCTTCGACGTCCCCAGCCCGACCCGCATCGACGTGGTCGGCATCAACAAGGAAGTCGTCGGCCAGGTGGCCGCCAACATCCGGGCGCTGCGCAAGCCCGAGCCCTACAAGGGCAAGGGCGTGCGCTACGTCGGCGAGTACGTCCAGCGCAAGGCCGGCAAGGCCGCGAGCGTCGGGTAG
- the rplE gene encoding 50S ribosomal protein L5 — MADATTYPVPRFKVRYNEEVRAALKDELGLGNVMDVPRFEKIVINMGVGEAVANSSLLEGAVRDLTVITGQKPLVTKAKKSIAQFKLREGNAIGAKVTLRGDRMWEFLDRLISLSIPRIRDFRGLPPNSFDGRGNYTFGVTEQLIFPEVDYDSVDHTRGMDITIVTTARTDAEGKALLAAFGFPFRREGNQ, encoded by the coding sequence ATGGCCGACGCCACCACCTACCCGGTGCCGCGCTTCAAGGTCCGGTACAACGAAGAGGTCCGCGCCGCCCTGAAGGACGAGCTCGGCCTGGGCAACGTCATGGACGTGCCCCGCTTCGAGAAGATCGTGATCAACATGGGCGTGGGTGAGGCCGTGGCCAACTCCTCGCTCCTCGAGGGTGCCGTGCGCGACCTCACCGTGATCACCGGCCAGAAGCCGCTCGTCACCAAGGCGAAGAAGTCCATCGCCCAGTTCAAGCTGCGTGAGGGCAACGCCATCGGCGCCAAGGTCACCCTCCGGGGTGATCGCATGTGGGAGTTCCTCGACCGGCTCATCAGCCTGTCCATCCCCCGCATCCGCGACTTCCGCGGTCTTCCCCCCAACTCGTTCGACGGCCGGGGCAACTACACCTTCGGCGTCACCGAGCAGCTCATCTTCCCCGAGGTCGACTACGACTCGGTCGACCACACCCGGGGCATGGACATCACCATCGTCACCACCGCCCGTACCGATGCCGAAGGCAAGGCCCTCCTGGCCGCCTTCGGCTTCCCGTTCCGCCGTGAGGGGAACCAGTAA
- the rplP gene encoding 50S ribosomal protein L16 gives MLMPRKVKHRKQHRGRTKGVAKGATTVSYGDYGIQALEPGWITARQIEAARIAMTRHIKRGGKVWINIFPDKPITEKPAETRMGSGKGNPEKWVAVVKPGRIMFELSYADPVIARAALERAIQKLPIKARFVSREEAL, from the coding sequence ATGTTGATGCCCAGGAAGGTCAAGCACCGCAAGCAGCACCGCGGGCGCACCAAGGGCGTGGCCAAGGGTGCCACCACCGTCAGCTACGGCGACTACGGCATCCAGGCCCTCGAGCCCGGGTGGATCACCGCCCGCCAGATCGAGGCCGCCCGTATCGCGATGACCCGCCACATCAAGCGTGGCGGCAAGGTCTGGATCAACATCTTCCCGGACAAGCCCATCACCGAGAAGCCGGCCGAGACCCGCATGGGCTCGGGCAAGGGCAACCCGGAGAAGTGGGTGGCCGTGGTCAAGCCGGGCCGCATCATGTTCGAGCTCTCGTACGCCGATCCGGTCATCGCCCGCGCCGCCCTCGAGCGGGCCATCCAGAAGCTGCCCATCAAGGCCCGCTTCGTGTCCCGTGAGGAGGCCCTCTGA
- the rpmC gene encoding 50S ribosomal protein L29 yields the protein MAPSVIHDLSDDELVDRLAETKQELFNLRFQHVTGQLDNYSRLRQLKRDIARLHTELRAREIAAAEALENTQKEDAS from the coding sequence ATGGCACCGTCGGTCATCCACGACCTCTCCGACGACGAACTCGTCGACCGCCTCGCCGAGACGAAGCAGGAGCTGTTCAACCTGCGCTTCCAGCACGTCACCGGCCAGCTCGACAACTACTCCCGTCTCCGCCAGCTGAAGCGGGACATCGCCCGACTCCACACCGAGCTCCGTGCCCGCGAGATCGCCGCGGCCGAAGCCCTCGAGAACACCCAGAAGGAGGACGCATCATGA
- the rpsQ gene encoding 30S ribosomal protein S17, whose amino-acid sequence MSEDTTPAERPNNRKVRDGLVTSNAMDKTAVVSVTDRVRHRRYSKTMQRTTKLYVHDEDNDLNVGDRVRVQETRPLSKNKRWRVLEVLERAK is encoded by the coding sequence ATGAGCGAGGACACCACGCCCGCCGAGCGTCCCAACAACCGCAAGGTGCGCGACGGCCTGGTCACGTCCAACGCCATGGACAAGACCGCGGTCGTCTCGGTGACCGACCGGGTGCGCCACCGGCGCTACTCGAAGACCATGCAGCGCACCACCAAGCTCTACGTGCACGACGAGGACAACGACCTCAACGTCGGCGACCGCGTCCGCGTGCAGGAGACCCGCCCGCTCAGCAAGAACAAGCGCTGGCGCGTCCTCGAGGTCCTGGAGCGTGCCAAGTGA
- the rplW gene encoding 50S ribosomal protein L23: MKDPRDVILEPVVSEKSYGLLEDNVYTFKVHTGASKPEIRDAVQAIFGVKVVKVNTLNRKGKRKRNRKSFTYGTRPDTKRALVTLAEGDSIDLFEG, translated from the coding sequence GTGAAGGACCCCCGCGACGTCATCCTCGAGCCCGTGGTCAGCGAGAAGTCCTACGGGCTGCTCGAGGACAACGTGTACACGTTCAAGGTCCACACCGGCGCCTCGAAGCCCGAGATCCGCGATGCGGTCCAGGCGATCTTCGGGGTGAAGGTGGTCAAGGTCAACACGCTCAACCGCAAGGGCAAGCGCAAGCGCAACCGCAAGTCGTTCACCTACGGCACGCGGCCCGACACCAAGCGCGCCCTCGTCACCCTGGCCGAGGGTGACTCGATCGACCTGTTCGAGGGATAG
- the rpsH gene encoding 30S ribosomal protein S8, producing the protein MTMTDPIADMLTRIRNANVAMHDEVSMPSSKLKESLAAVLKSEGYITDFAVADAVDRPGRVLTIEMKYSPERARVISGVKRISKPGLRVYTKAEKIPRVLGGLGVAVLSTSQGLMTDREARKRRMGGEILCFVW; encoded by the coding sequence ATGACGATGACCGACCCGATCGCCGACATGCTCACCCGCATCCGCAACGCCAACGTGGCGATGCACGACGAGGTGTCCATGCCGTCCTCCAAGCTCAAGGAGTCGCTGGCTGCGGTCCTCAAGTCCGAGGGCTACATCACCGACTTCGCCGTGGCCGACGCCGTCGACCGCCCCGGCCGTGTCCTCACCATCGAGATGAAGTACTCGCCCGAGCGGGCGCGGGTCATCTCGGGCGTGAAGCGCATCTCCAAGCCGGGTCTGCGCGTGTACACCAAGGCCGAGAAGATCCCCCGGGTCCTCGGTGGCCTGGGCGTGGCCGTGCTGTCGACGAGCCAGGGCCTCATGACCGACCGCGAAGCCAGGAAGCGCCGCATGGGCGGCGAGATCCTGTGCTTCGTCTGGTGA
- the rpsS gene encoding 30S ribosomal protein S19 produces MPRSLKKGPFVDDHLLKKVDALNAKNEKSVIKTWSRRSTVIPEMVGHTIAVHDGRKHVPVYVTESMVGHKLGEFAPTRTFRFHAGQERSGR; encoded by the coding sequence ATGCCACGCAGCCTGAAGAAGGGGCCGTTCGTCGACGACCACCTGTTGAAGAAGGTCGACGCCCTGAACGCCAAGAACGAAAAGAGCGTGATCAAGACCTGGTCGCGTCGCTCCACCGTGATCCCGGAGATGGTGGGCCACACCATCGCCGTGCACGACGGCCGCAAGCACGTGCCCGTGTACGTCACCGAGTCCATGGTCGGCCACAAGCTCGGCGAGTTCGCTCCCACGCGGACCTTCCGCTTCCACGCGGGCCAGGAACGGTCGGGTCGCTGA